A DNA window from Mycobacteriales bacterium contains the following coding sequences:
- a CDS encoding transposase family protein yields GFGVGVATVWRYVTELVDLLAAHAPGLAAAVQTAQGKAYVVLDGTLIAIDRVGMRAKADRPYYSGKHQRHGVNVQVLTDPAGRLIWASPALPGSVHDLKAARRHGLVHALTGYDIPVLADRGYQGARGTIRVPFRGRNLATGQAAVNTSHARLRAPGERGPATLKAWRLLHRLRCCPQRGTNLVAAVLTLETATRT; encoded by the coding sequence GGGTTCGGCGTCGGAGTGGCCACGGTCTGGCGGTACGTCACCGAACTCGTCGACCTGCTGGCGGCGCACGCACCCGGCCTGGCCGCCGCGGTGCAGACCGCCCAGGGCAAGGCCTACGTCGTCCTGGACGGCACGCTGATCGCGATCGACCGGGTCGGCATGCGCGCCAAGGCCGACCGGCCGTACTACTCCGGCAAACACCAGCGGCACGGGGTGAACGTGCAGGTCCTCACCGATCCCGCCGGCCGGCTGATCTGGGCCAGCCCAGCACTACCGGGCTCGGTGCACGACCTGAAAGCCGCCCGCCGGCACGGGCTGGTCCACGCCCTGACCGGCTACGACATCCCGGTCCTGGCCGACCGCGGCTACCAGGGCGCCCGCGGCACCATCCGCGTCCCGTTCCGGGGCCGGAACCTCGCCACCGGTCAGGCCGCGGTCAACACCAGCCACGCCCGGCTCCGCGCGCCCGGCGAACGCGGACCAGCCACCCTCAAAGCCTGGCGCCTGCTCCACCGGCTGCGCTGCTGCCCGCAACGCGGCACCAACCTCGTCGCCGCCGTCCTCACCCTCGAGACCGCCACCCGAACCTGA